The Budorcas taxicolor isolate Tak-1 chromosome 5, Takin1.1, whole genome shotgun sequence genome includes a window with the following:
- the LOC128048260 gene encoding DNA dC->dU-editing enzyme APOBEC-3G-like, with product MDENTFTENFNNQGWPSKTFLCYMVERLDGDAAIPLDEYKGFVRNKGQDQPGEPCHAELYFLQQIRSWNLDRNQHYRLTCFISWTPCYNCAQELTTFLEENRHISLHIFASRIYTVDDSGCHQSGLRALQAAGAGITIMTSEDLERCWVTVVDHKEKPFQPWEGLEVKSQELCEELQAILRVRRC from the exons ATGGATGAAAACACCTTCACTGAGAACTTCAACAACCAAGGATGGCCTTCCAAGACCTTCCTGTGCTACATGGTGGAGAGGCTGGATGGTGACGCTGCGATCCCTCTGGACGAGTACAAGGGCTTTGTGCGCAACAAG GGTCAGGATCAACCAGGGGAACCCTGCCATGCAGAGCTCTACTTCCTGCAACAGATCCGTTCTTGGAATCTGGACCGGAATCAGCACTACAGGCTCACCTGTTTCATCTCCTGGACCCCCTGTTACAATTGTGCCCAGGAACTGACTACATTCCTGGAGGAGAACCGCCACATAAGCCTGCACATCTTTGCCTCCCGCATCTATACCGTCGACGATTCTGGGTGCCATCAGAGTGGCCTGCGCGCACTGCAAGCGGCTGGGGCCGGAATCACAATCATGACCTCTGAGG ACTTGGAGCGCTGCTGGGTAACCGTCGTGGACCACAAGGAGAAACCCTTTCAGccctgggaggggctggaggtAAAGAGTCAGGAGCTCTGTGAGGAACTGCAGGCCATTCTCAGGGTGAGG CGTTGCTGA